One window of Medicago truncatula cultivar Jemalong A17 chromosome 2, MtrunA17r5.0-ANR, whole genome shotgun sequence genomic DNA carries:
- the LOC25486783 gene encoding LRR receptor-like serine/threonine-protein kinase FLS2, whose product MTRSKYKNEQMKGHNKMRCLFKLCWLCHGCVVPTRLAALLQSLPLNMDRNQSFAFSVVSLLSTYFMLLCSCGHSSFGCMEQERKALLEIKGSFNDPLFRLSSWKGNDCCKWKGISCSNITGHVVKIDLRNPCYPQKGEQFDSNCPYSKSKLEAQYIHPAHSQFKYLSYLDLSGNNFNSSPIPKFIHSMNQLQFLSLYDSHLSGKIPNNLGNLTKLSFLDLSFNTYLHSDDVSWVSKLSLLQNLYLSDVFLGRAQNLFFVLNMIPSLLELDLMNCSITKMHSSDHKLVSYTNFSSIKTLNLADNGLDGPDLNVFRNMTSVKVIVLSNNSLSSVPFWLSNCAKLQHLYLRRNALNGSLPLALRNLTSLELLNLSQNKIESVPQWLGGLKSLLYLNLSWNHVNHIEGSLPIVLGNMCHLLSIDLSGNGLQGDALVGNLNSTRCNGFDLLELDLTNNKFNDQLPTWLGQLENLVILKIHSSFFHGPIPNFLGKLSNLKYLILANNHLNGTIPNSLGKLGNLIQLDLSNNHLFGGLPCSMTELVNLNYLVLNNNNLTGSLPDCIGQFVNLKTFIISSNNFDGVIPRSIGKLVILKTLDVSENFLNGTIPQNVGQLSNLHTLYICKNNLQGKFPHSFGQLLNLRNLDLSLNNLEGTFSEIKFPRSLVYVNLTNNHITGSLPQNIAHRFPNLTHLLLGNNLINDSIPTSVCKINSLYHLDLSGNKLVGNIPDCWNSTQRLNEINLSSNKLSGVIPSSFGHLSTLVWLHLNNNSIHGEFPSFLWNLKHLLILDIGENQMSGTIPSWIGDIFSLVQILRLRQNKFQGNIPTHLCKLSALQILDLSNNMLMGSIPPCIGNLTAMIQGSKPSVYLAPGEPKYIEWYEQDVSQVIKGREDHYTRNLKFVANLDLSNNNLSGPIPKEITLLTALRGLNLSHNHLSGEIPTTIGDMKSLESLDFSHDQLSSSIPNTMSSLTFLTHLDLSYNNLSGPVPQGNQFFTLNIYPSIYAGNKFLCGAPLPNHCDADDRDESGDDDDDGKQNRSEKLWFYFVVALGFASGFWLVVGVLLLKKSWRHAYFKFIGFKENVTK is encoded by the coding sequence ATGACTCgttccaaatataaaaatgaacaaatgaAAGGACATAATAAAATGAGATGCCTATTTAAGTTGTGTTGGTTGTGTCACGGTTGTGTTGTGCCCACCCGACTTGCAGCTCTGCTTCAGTCTCTTCCCTTAAATATGGATAGAAACCAAAGTTTTGCTTTTTCAGTTGTTTCACTTTTGAGTACATATTTCATGTTACTATGTTCCTGTGGCCATTCATCATTTGGTTGCATGGAACAAGAGAGGAAAGCTCTTCTTGAAATCAAAGGAAGCTTTAATGATCCATTATTTAGACTTTCCTCTTGGAAAGGAAATGACTGTTGTAAATGGAAAGGTATAAGTTGCAGCAACATCACAGGACATGTTGTAAAAATTGACCTTAGGAATCCATGTTACCCACAAAAAGGAGAACAATTTGATTCAAACTGTCCCTACTCAAAATCTAAGCTTGAAGCTCAGTATATCCATCCTGCTCATTCACAGTTCAAGTATCTTAGTTATTTGGACCTTAGTGGAAACAATTTCAATTCAAGTCCAATACCAAAGTTTATCCATTCTATGAATCAGTTacaatttctttctctctatgACTCCCATTTGAGTGGTAAGATCCCAAATAACCTTGGAAACCTCACAAAATTGTCCTTTCTTGATCTCAGTTTCAATACTTATTTACACTCTGATGATGTCAGTTGGGTTTCAAAACTTTCATTGCTCCAAAACCTTTACCTGAGTGATGTTTTTCTTGGGAGGGCACAAAATTTGTTCTTCGTACTTAACATGATTCCTTCTTTGTTAGAATTAGACTTGATGAACTGCAGCATAACCAAGATGCACAGTAGTGATCATAAACTAGTTAGTTACACAAACTTTTCTAGTATTAAGACACTCAATCTTGCAGATAATGGACTTGATGGTCCAGATCTGAATGTTTTTAGAAACATGACTTCCGTTAAAGTTATTGTCCTTTCTAACAATAGTCTTAGTTCAGTTCCATTTTGGTTGAGTAATTGTGCCAAACTTCAACATCTTTATCTTCGAAGAAATGCTCTTAATGGCTCACTTCCATTAGCTCTTCGAAATTTGACTTCTTTGGAATTGCTTAACCtttctcaaaacaaaattgaatctGTTCCACAGTGGTTAGGAGGGTTAAAGAGCCTTTTGTATCTCAATCTGTCATGGAATCATGTAAACCATATTGAGGGTTCTTTACCAATTGTTTTAGGAAATATGTGTCATCTTCTGTCAATAGATTTGTCTGGAAACGGACTTCAAGGAGACGCACTTGTTGGCAACTTAAATTCTACGAGATGCAATGGATTTGATTTGCTGGAACTGGATTTGACCAACAACAAATTCAATGATCAGCTGCCAACATGGTTGGGGCAGCTTGAAAATCTGGTAATCCTTAAAATTCATTCAAGTTTTTTCCATGGGCCTATTCCAAATTTTTTGGGAAAATTGTCAAACTTGAAATATTTAATCCTTGCTAACAATCACTTGAATGGAACTATTCCAAACTCCCTAGGAAAACTGGGAAATCTAATCCAGTTGGACCTATCAAATAACCACTTGTTTGGGGGTCTTCCTTGTAGTATGACCGAACTTGTCAATCTAAATTATTTGGTTCTGAACAACAATAATTTGACAGGTTCTCTTCCTGATTGTATTGGACAATTTGTCAATCTAAAAACCTTCATTATTTCTTCTAATAATTTTGATGGTGTTATTCCTAGGAGTATTGGGAAACTAGTTATTCTAAAAACCCTTGATGTCTCAGAGAACTTTCTGAATGGTACAATCCCACAAAATGTTGGTCAACTTTCAAATTTACATACCctttatatttgtaaaaacaatttgcAAGGGAAATTTCCTCATAGTTTCGGTCAACTTCTGAACCTTCGCAATTTAGACTTGTCTCTAAACAATTTGGAAGGCACGTTTTCTGAAATAAAATTTCCCAGGTCACTAGTCTATGTGAACCTCACCAATAACCATATCACTGGGTCACTTCCCCAAAATATTGCTCATAGATTTCCCAATCTTACTCATTTGCTTCTTGGAAACAACCTCATAAATGATTCAATTCCAACTTCAGTGTGCAAAATAAACTCTTTGTATCATCTTGACCTTTCAGGAAACAAATTAGTTGGCAACATTCCTGATTGTTGGAATTCAACTCAAAGATTGAATGAGATAAACTTATCATCTAACAAATTATCTGGAGTTATTCCGAGCTCATTTGGTCACCTTTCCACTTTGGTATGGTTGCATTTGAATAATAACAGTATTCATGGGGAGTTTCCATCATTCTTGTGGAATTTAAAGCATCTGTTAATATTAGATATTGGAGAGAATCAAATGTCAGGGACTATACCTTCGTGGATAGGTGACATTTTCTCCTTGGTGCAAATTCTCAGGTTAAGACAAAACAAGTTCCAAGGTAACATTCCAACACATCTTTGCAAACTTTCAGCTTTGCAAATCTTGGACCTGTCTAACAACATGTTGATGGGGTCAATCCCTCCCTGCATTGGGAATCTAACAGCAATGATTCAAGGAAGTAAACCATCCGTTTACTTAGCTCCTGGTGAGCCGAAGTATATTGAATGGTATGAACAAGATGTCAGCCAGGTCATTAAAGGAAGAGAAGATCACTATACAAGAAATCTGAAATTTGTGGCCAATTTGGATTTATCAAACAACAATTTGAGTGGACCTATTCCGAAAGAAATAACTCTTCTTACTGCTTTACGAGGCCTAAATCTGTCACATAATCATCTGTCAGGGGAAATTCCTACAACCATAGGGGACATGAAGTCACTTGAATCTTTGGATTTCTCTCATGATCAACTTTCAAGCTCAATTCCAAACACCATGTCTAGTTTAACTTTTCTAACTCACCTAGACTTGTCCTACAACAATCTTTCAGGACCAGTTCCACAAGGAAACCAATTTTTTACACTTAATATTTATCCATCAATATATGCTGGAAACAAGTTTCTTTGTGGTGCACCATTGCCGAATCATTGTGATGCTGATGATAGAGATGAAAgtggagatgatgatgatgatggtaaaCAAAATAGGAGTGAGAAGTTGTGGTTTTACTTTGTTGTAGCACTTGGATTTGCCAGTGGCTTTTGGCTTGTTGTTGGAGTGTTGTTGCTGAAGAAGAGTTGGAGGCATGCTTACTTTAAATTCATTGGttttaaagaaaatgtaacaaaaTAG